In the Streptomyces sp. NBC_00193 genome, TCTGCCGCTGCCCACCATCCATCGCCTCATGCGCACCCTCGTGGCGTGCGGCTACGTCCGGCAGCAGCCCAACCGACGGTACTCCCTCGGACCCCGGTTGATCCGCCTCGGCGAGTCCGCGTCGCGGCTGCTGGGCACCTGGGCCCGCCCGTACCTGGCGCGTCTGGTGGAGGAGACCGGCGAGACCGCGAACATGGCCCTGCTCGACGGGGACGAGATCGTCTACGTCGCCCAGGTGCCGTCCAAGCACTCGATGCGCATGTTCACCGAGGTCGGCCGCCGGGTGCTGCCGCACTCCACCGGCGTGGGCAAGGCGCTGCTCGCCTACACCCCCGCGGACGAGGTACGGGCGCTCCTCTCGCGCACCGGGATGCCGGCCGCGACCGAGAAGACCATCACCACCCCCGAGGGCTTCCTGGACGCCCTGGAGGTGGTCCGACGGGTGGGCTACGCCGTCGACGACAACGAGCAGGAAATAGGAGTCCGCTGCCTGGCGGTCTCCGTGCCGAACTCGCCGACCGCCGCCGCGATCTCCATCTCCGGCCCGGCCGGCCGGGTGACCGAGGCCGTGGCCGAGTCCTTCGTGCCGATCCTCCAGGGCGTCGCGGCCGAGCTGTCGGTGGCCCTGCAGAGCCAGAACCCGGCGTAGGCGACCCGCGTACGCGAAAGGCCCCGGCCGCCCCCTCGAAGGGGGTGACCGGGGCCTTTCCCGTACGTCCTACGGGGCCGGGACGGGCTCCGCGCCCTGGGTCAGACGGCCGTCCGTCATCAACGCCGTGGCGTCCATCCGCTCCAGGTGCGCGTGGTCGTGGGTGACCAGCACGGTGGCGGTGGAGCGCTCGCGGGTGAGGGTGACCAGCAGGTCCAGTACCGCGGCGCCGCGCTCGTGGTCGAGGGCGCTGGTGGGCTCGTCGACCAGCAGCACGGCGGGCTCGTTCATCAGGGCGCGGGCGATGTTGATCCGCTGGCGCTGCCCTCCGGAGAGCTGGTGCGGCCGCTTGTCGGCCTTGTCGGCCAGTCCCACCGCGTCCAGCAGCTCCAGGGCCCGCCGGCGCAGGGTGCGCGCGGGCCGGCCGGAGAGGTGGGCCATCACCTGGAGCTGTTCGGCGGCGGTGAGCGAGGCCAGCAGGTTCGGCTGCTGGAAGACGATCCCGATCTTCTCCCGGCGCAGCGCCGACTTCTCGCCCGCGCCGAGCTGCGAGGTGTCCTGCCCCGCCACGACCACCCGGCCCGCGTCGGGCGTGACGAGGGTGGCGGCGACCGCCAGCAGGCTGGACTTCCCGGAACCGGAGGGGCCGACCACCGCCGTCAGGGTGCCCGCGGGCACCTCCAGGCCGACCGCGTCCAGCGCCGTGAGGCGGCCGTCGCCGTCCGGGTAGGTGAGCGTGACGTCGTGCACGAGCAGGGTCATCGGGCGCTCCCGAGAGCGGTCAGGGGGTCGACGGCGGTGATCCGCCGGATGGACAGGGCGGCGCCCAGCGCGCCGAGCGCGATCATGACGGCGGCCGGGACCAGCACGGTGGCCGCGTCGAGCACGAAGGGCACGTCACCGCCGCTGATCAGCGCTCCGAAGCCGACCGCGAGCGCGGTGCCCGCACCGGTGCCGAGCGCCAGCATCACCACGGCCTGCCCGAGGGCGTCCTTGAGCAGGTACGGGGTGGAGGCACCCAGTGCCTTCAGCACGGCGATGTCCCCGCTGCGCTGGATGGTCCACACGGTGAAGAAGGCTCCTATGACCAGGGCCGAGATGGCGAAGAGGAACCCGCGCATCAGCTGGAGCGAGCCGTTCTCGGAGGTGTAGGAGCCGATCGCGCTGAGCGCCTCGTCGACGGTCTGCGCCGTGGTGGCGGTGGCCCGGTCGCCGGCCGCCCAGTCGACGCCCTTGCCGTCCAGGGCCACGACGGTGGCGAGGGTGTCGATGGAGGTGCCGGGGTTCCCGACGCGCTGCCAGTCGTTGAGGTCCATCCAGACGACCGGGGTGTGGCTGTAGGCGGCGGTGCCGGAGACGGCGGCCACGGTCGTCTCGACCTGGCCGATCCGGAGCTTGGCTCCGGCGGTCAGCCCGCCGAGCTCCTTGGCGGCCTTCTCCGTGAGGACCACCCCGCCCTGGGCGAGCCCGCTCCCCCGGGGTGCGAGGGGGCCCGCCGGATCCACGCCGAAGACGGACACGGCCGCCGTGCGCTCACCCGAGACGACGTTGGTGGTGCGGATGCCCAGCGGCTGCGCCGAGGTCACCCCGGGCTGCTCCCGCCAGGCCAGCCAGGCCTTCTCGGGCACCTGGGAGTTGGTGAAGGAGACCTTCTGGTCCCCGGCGGGCGCGGCGAACGCGAGGCGGGTGGTGGCGGGCAGGCCGGTGATGGCCGAGATGTTTTCCCGGGCCAGGCCCGCGGTGAGCCCGGACAACAGGCCGACCAGCAGCGTGATCAGCAGTACGACCGAGCCCATCAGGGCGAAGCGGCCCTTCGCGAACCGTAGATCTCTCCATGCGACGAACATGTTCCCCACCTTGGTCTTCCGCGTGGACACAAGGCATCGCGCCACAGTAGAGATCCTCGTATCGAAGGGCGCACCAAGACATCAATCCTTTGGTTGACCGGGGCCACCGGACCCGGACTTACGCTGGTCAGGCCATGACTCCTCCCCTCCCGCCCGCCGCGGCCGCCCTCCCCGCGCCCCCCTCGCCCGCCGCCCCGGGCGTCCGCACCCTCACCCCCGTCTCCCGCGTCCTGCGGCTGTGCCTGCATGCGCTGCTCTTCGGCCTGCTCGCCCTCGCCGCCGGGCGGGCCGTCGCCGACTCCGCGCCGCGGGCCGGCTGGGTGGTCGCGGCCTGCGCGGTGCTGGCCGCCGTGTACCTCGCGGGCGTACGGACCCCCGCGGTGCACCGCTCGGCGCGCGCCGGGGCGGTGTGGCTGGCCGGACTGTGCGCGGCCTGGGCCGCGCTGCTGGTGGTCTCCCCCGACGGGCTGTGGATCGCCTTCCCGCTGTACTTCCTGGAGCTGCACCTGCTGCGGCTGCGCTGGGGCGTGGCCGCCGTCGCGGGGACGGCGGCCGCGGCGATCGGCGGCTTCCTCGCGCACAGCAGCGCGGTGACCCCGGGGGCCTTCCTCGGGCCGCTGCTGGGCGGCGCCGTGGCGGTGGCGACCGTACTGGGCTACCAGGCGCTGTACCGGGAGAGCGAGCGGCGCCGCGAGCTGATCGAGGAGCTCATCACGACCCGGGCCGAGCTCGCGGCGGCCGAGCGGAGCGCCGGGATCCTGGCGGAGCGGGAGCGGCTCGCCCGGGAGATCCACGACACCCTGGCGCAGGGCCTGTCGTCCATCCAGCTCCTCCTGCGGGCCGCCGAGCGCAGCCTGCCCGAGGGCTCGGCGGCC is a window encoding:
- a CDS encoding IclR family transcriptional regulator; the encoded protein is MPTSSASTTDASTKPTAASGGVQSLERAFDLLERMADAGGEVGLSELSAASGLPLPTIHRLMRTLVACGYVRQQPNRRYSLGPRLIRLGESASRLLGTWARPYLARLVEETGETANMALLDGDEIVYVAQVPSKHSMRMFTEVGRRVLPHSTGVGKALLAYTPADEVRALLSRTGMPAATEKTITTPEGFLDALEVVRRVGYAVDDNEQEIGVRCLAVSVPNSPTAAAISISGPAGRVTEAVAESFVPILQGVAAELSVALQSQNPA
- a CDS encoding ABC transporter ATP-binding protein, producing the protein MTLLVHDVTLTYPDGDGRLTALDAVGLEVPAGTLTAVVGPSGSGKSSLLAVAATLVTPDAGRVVVAGQDTSQLGAGEKSALRREKIGIVFQQPNLLASLTAAEQLQVMAHLSGRPARTLRRRALELLDAVGLADKADKRPHQLSGGQRQRINIARALMNEPAVLLVDEPTSALDHERGAAVLDLLVTLTRERSTATVLVTHDHAHLERMDATALMTDGRLTQGAEPVPAP
- a CDS encoding sensor histidine kinase, whose product is MTPPLPPAAAALPAPPSPAAPGVRTLTPVSRVLRLCLHALLFGLLALAAGRAVADSAPRAGWVVAACAVLAAVYLAGVRTPAVHRSARAGAVWLAGLCAAWAALLVVSPDGLWIAFPLYFLELHLLRLRWGVAAVAGTAAAAIGGFLAHSSAVTPGAFLGPLLGGAVAVATVLGYQALYRESERRRELIEELITTRAELAAAERSAGILAERERLAREIHDTLAQGLSSIQLLLRAAERSLPEGSAALPHIGRAREAAQENLAEARRFVRALTPPDLEHGSLPAALERLCTGAPGPRVRFSLSGTPRPLPTPYEVALLRIAQSALANVVRHAEAGRAEITLTFMDSSVTLDIVDDGKGFDPTSAPSGDGGFGLPAMRSRAETLSGLFTVESAPGQGTAVAVTLPLPAEALS
- a CDS encoding ABC transporter permease, which translates into the protein MFVAWRDLRFAKGRFALMGSVVLLITLLVGLLSGLTAGLARENISAITGLPATTRLAFAAPAGDQKVSFTNSQVPEKAWLAWREQPGVTSAQPLGIRTTNVVSGERTAAVSVFGVDPAGPLAPRGSGLAQGGVVLTEKAAKELGGLTAGAKLRIGQVETTVAAVSGTAAYSHTPVVWMDLNDWQRVGNPGTSIDTLATVVALDGKGVDWAAGDRATATTAQTVDEALSAIGSYTSENGSLQLMRGFLFAISALVIGAFFTVWTIQRSGDIAVLKALGASTPYLLKDALGQAVVMLALGTGAGTALAVGFGALISGGDVPFVLDAATVLVPAAVMIALGALGAALSIRRITAVDPLTALGSAR